The Musa acuminata AAA Group cultivar baxijiao chromosome BXJ2-2, Cavendish_Baxijiao_AAA, whole genome shotgun sequence genome contains the following window.
ATTCTCGATCTTCCTAACAACCAAGAGACCTTCTCCCAGAACCCTCTGCAATGGAGAACAAAAACTGATTAAGACCTTAGTTCAAATTGATCTCGTTTTGTGATGATAAAATTCACTGAAGAGCTCGAGTAATGTGAACCACTGCGCTTTGTAAGACTGGCACCATGTAATACTAATGCCATGTAATACTAAGGCTTCGTTCATCAATTTTTCTGTGCTTAAACACCAACTATTGGAGCAACTGAAATAATTTTGAGAAAAAGAAAACTTACCCCGAAGACTACATGCTTATTGTCTAGCCAATCACATTTTGCACATGTAATAAAGAACTGCAGGCACAAGAAACCAAATAAGAAGTGGTCGGAAGTGGAAAAGACATGCGTTTTGCAGAAATACCTTCTCAAGTCTCAATTTAAAGGAACAAGTCAAGCAGAAGTTGAAGCTTACCCTCAATAAAAGGTGTCTTCTATGATTTAACTTTTTAAATTCTCAATCCTATAATTTGCTAAAATAAAAGGTGTTTTCTATGATTTagctttttaaattctctatccTATAATTTGCTAAGTCTTAAATCGGAGATATTGAAATCATTGAAGTGGAGTAAGACATACAAATACCTGACAACCATTAGTGTTTGCTCCACTATTTGCCTGCAAAATTATGATACTAATGAGTACAGCAATGAAGTTAATTGCATGTGGAGTTGCATTGGTCTAAAAAGTTATGCCAAGCTGTTACATAGCAAGTGAAGCCTACAAGCTGAAAATGCACCAAACAGGTTCCTTTGTTGAAGATGAACTGCATAGTTAATGACACTCTAAGAAAGTGAAAGGAGAAAAATTACACAATCTTACCAAGATTTTTAACTCTCTACAGATGAGACCGCACAGTAAATATGACTACTAGCAGCAAATACCAAATAATCATAGTGATCAATAATGACAGAATTACAGTTACCAGACACAGAAGCTACTCTAATAAAACGACTTTCTCAACAAGCCTTTTAAACAAGTTAACCATACAAAATTCTTTATTCAATATTTATAAGTGGTCAGTCAGAATATGAAGCCTACCAAAGTACTGCATAGTAAACACATTGCACATGACACACGTGCTACACTATTTAACAATTGCTATATGCAATAAATAagctaaaagaaaagaacaacaaaatgtGAACtctgaaaaaaaataaatgaacagAAAGGAAGAACTATTAAAACCTATAAATTAGACAAAAAGATCCAAACAGAAAGAACCAACAAAATTCGAGCAATTAATAAAATAAGAGCTGCATAAGACTACATACCATAGATAGTAGGCCAGGACCAGTATGCTTTGCTATAAAATTTTCATCCTCAAACTTGCTCCCATAGATACTTACACATCCACTTCCATCACCCTGCAAAATCATGAACATATTCTTGTCAAATAAGATGAGAGCTTCTTAGATAAAGTAAGCAGCACGAGTCATCATATAGAGGATTATTTTGCATAGTTCACAATGCCATCTGATTCCAATGCGATATAGCAGACCCATATTAGTATGTCCAAGACCAATCCTACTTCAGAAGATCTTTCAGCTGTATGGCTGGAAATGATTGGAAAACAGCATGATTAAACTCAATCCTTGATGACCGATTTTGGCCAATTTTCCAATTTTATAGCCTCAAAAGTAGCAAGAGAAGAGGGAATGAAGGGAACTAGAAGAAGATCAAAGAAAAGACTAAGAACGTGAAAAGAAAACACACTATTGTTTTCTTTTCGTTGCAAGCCGCACATTTTCCATCTACCACCATTTCATCCATCATCATATAAGATATGGAGAAAAGATTATAGTAGACATTTGCCATCTACTACCTTGGTCAATTTTCTATCATTTTATACTCAAAAGGTACTACCTAAGACTTATTAAATATGCAACCTTGAgcatattttattttcaaaatacacTCATCAATCAACATTCTTAGGCATTTGCTGCCAAAAATATGCTTTCTAGTAGCTCTCATAAAACATTCAAGATCAAAGGGTATATGTTGTTCATACAACAAATGACCGGACATATCCACTTAAATTATCTTGTTTTTATTGTCTCAGCAATATCCTCTTCAATCTGATCCCAATTTTCTTGATTTGCATTTCTAATATTTTCTGCCACTTCAATTATACTGTCAGTTCTGTTTCTAATGTAGAAAAAGTTGTAATACACACATTCCCTCTTCAAGATTGGTCCTACTTATTTTGATAACCAAATTTTGTCCAATTGTAAAAATCCAAGTTGCATTAGTgtgcatctcaaaaaaaaaaaaaaaaactagcatAAACTTCAACATAGCTGTCTTGTTTCagagataaaagaaaaaatcacAAATGATAAAACTAATCTTAAGAACGCAAATTTAACATTTAGCTGCAGATAAAGTGTGAATAATACTTGCAATGATGTTCGAAGAATTAAAGTTAAGAAACCTACCTTCAGAAAATCACCTGCCTGAATCATGAAGTCCTTAATTATGCGATGGAACTGGCATCCCTTGTAACCAATTGGTAAGTTCGCCTTTCTGCAACACATTATCACGATATGGTTCTTAACAACATAATGCACTTTATGTGCAAGGAATACATCATGATGTAAGAAAAGGTGATACTAGTTATAAAAGTCAATATTGTTCCTACCCTAACTTGAGTTGACCCTTTCAATATGTTTTACGCCCTCCGACCTTCACAATATACAGATGATCTCTAGGCTACCTAGATGGCTGCATGGATTGAAATATAGAAACTTGTTGAGTGTAAGTGTCCCAGTGTCCTTAGATTACTAAATTTGTACTAATGAACACATGCCCGATTATTACCAATAGCAAGATGCTTCCAAGCCCAAGCAGCAGAAAGAGAAACTCCAACTAAGGTGTCAGGCTTGAGAAGAGTCATGGTTCCCCTCAACTCATAGAAAAGGATTTGCATAGAGAAGGGACAGGAACTCTCGAATAAACTGAAAAAGATATCTTAACATTCATGTAAGCTCATTTGATAATAAGCATCATCCAAGTTTCACGTTTGATTTGACCAACCATAGAAGTTAAAAGTGCAATATAACATCCAAGGCACtaaaaaatagttcaaaatttCTCGATGAGTTTTTTAGTAGGAAATCTCATAGGTCAAAAGATAGAAGGCAATTAAATTCTAAAGTTGAATATTTTCCCAAATTAATTTGTCTCTCACGACCAAAACATGGTTAGCATTCTGTAAACTTCGTCAAAACTTGATTGCAAGTGCCTATAGGACAAAGGAGTTCATTGAAATGTTTCTAGACAAGTCACTTAAGAAATAAAAAGAGATAATTGTGTTCATTTGGCATACCGCTTGAAGCAAATCACTCAAACTTTTTTCCCTCATATTCttcttcctctacgattttacataTCATTTTTGAACCAAACAACAGACTAGCAATAAGGCCACCATGTACTCTAAAAGTGCTTTCACTAAAATGCTGGTTTTTATGTCTAGATTTCTACTTGAGTAGAAAGTCCACAGATGTAATTGGATATAtgaatattgattttcaatgaaccTGACTTCACCTGGTTTCTGAGGATCTGAATGACAATCAACCAAAGTTGGTTTTCCTAATGTGATAGTAGCTTGGTAATGGTATCTAACAGATATTTTGGCTTCTGACCCCTTAAATCATAGAATTATTCCAAATCATAGGCTTGCAGATGTTCTTATTCTGTAAacacataatatttttaatatttactaattttttaaaGTAATTTTGCCTAGGTCAATTCTGCCTGTTTTCCATCAGTTCTTTTGCTCTTTTACATTTTCTCCTTCATAATaagcatatctaaaacttctaCTAGTTAACCACTCCAAAATCATGTTAATTTAGGAACATGGCACCAACCTGAGAGGCTTGGCATTAGGTTAACTGCTGGTCACCAAATTAGGTGAACATGACTTTCAGTACTCAAACAAAGATGTATCCATATAGACTGGAAAGGCTTGGATTAATATCTTCATGCAACCTAGCCGTTATTGATGAAGTGTCAGTCCTAATAAAGTTTATTCCAAGTTGAACAAGTagtataaaatttaaaatgactTGACTAATTTCATATTAACTCAATACTGATCGAAGCTAAATTTAGGCTCCCAAACATGAACCAACCCACAAGGCTTAGTCCAAGAAAAAGCTAGTAATCGACTAAGGTCAAAGATACTACAAGCTTTTTCAATCTTAGGTTTAAGAATGTAACACCCAAATTCCAAGAAACTATTAGCTCGAGTTCATGATGTTAAGCCAACAAAAGCAAAGAGAAATAAGATCACTTATGTCATCTCAGATGAAGTTTAAATGAATAAATCTCACCACATATGCACCTTATATACAATACAAAGATAAATAActgatacatacatatacaccTGTACATCAACGAGAACATCTGTAGTTTTAAGATAAGACAATGCAAAGTAAATATTGATGAAGATGAAAAATTTTTGGGCTCTGCTTGAGTAACAACCCAAAGGTATTCTTCAACTACTgtatcttctttcttttctttttccttgagcAACATCCACGTTTAATATCTTCATAATATGGTATAAATCAAAGACATCTCAACAGGTATCCCCCACGGGGGTCCACCTCAATATTTTTTCTCTGAGTCATGTGTCTGAACCCTTCATCTACATATTAAGCTGTGGGTAGTGATTTCACAGCCCTAGAACCGCAAATGATGGCCTGCACAATCTCATCTCCTAGTTCTCCAAAAGAGCAATAAGTTGTCTATGAAACCCAACTACCCTTCACCCAATTAATCTAGAAGCCTAAAtacttagtttagaataattggaCCTCAACCATATTAATCAACTACCATAAGCCAGAAAGTCCACATTTTGTAAAAAGAACACAGAATAATTCGAAATTAAGACAAGTCTCGCACTTGAAATCTCTCAACTTACAACCAACCGTAAAGTTGATGGTGCTTACCTGTATTCTCCAGTGCAGAACTGCCTGCCATCAAAGCCAATAAACCAATCACCAAATTGAGTCCGTATCCTTTTCATTTAGTATCCCTAAGAAATATCAACAGAAAGAGAAGGGAGACCTAAAGTTTTCAGCGGTCTTGGGGACGATGTCGGCGAAGAGCTCCATCTTGATGCGGCCGGCGGGGATGGACCCGATTGTGACGTCGAAGAAGACGATGGGGTTCTTCGGGTTGGGAGGCCTTAGGTGCCACTCCACCGCCACGGTCGGTgttgcagcggcagcggcagcggcgaccaCGAcgctattgttgttgttgttcgttGCAGCGCCGCCGGAAGCCATTGCAGCGCGCGAGAGCGAAGGAGGGTATACGAGGGAAGACGAAAGCCGAAGGGAAAACCGAGCCGGAGGCACAATTCAGATGACGGTTCTAGAAGACGAATGGAGGCACAACCCTAAACTTGGATTGGGCTTAACTTCGGCTCGACTCGGCCTATTTGGACGACCGATTGCAGTCGCCTTAGGCAATCATGTACTTGGATTGGGTTTAACTTGGGCTCGGGTTAGCCAATTTAGTTGGAGGAACCGATTGCAATCGCTTTTGGCAAACTTGAACTTGGTTCAAGTTCAACTTGTACCTGGGTGGACCAAATTGGAGGATCAATTGAAATCCCCTTAGACAATACTTGGATCGGGTTTAACTTGGGCCTGGGTTAGCCAATTTGGTTGGAAATCGTTTGCAATCGCCTTAGGTAATCCTCAACTTGGATTGGGTTCCACTTAGGCTTAGGTTGGCCAATTTGAAGGATCATTTAGAGTCGCCTTAGGCAATCCTTTAGGATTGAGTTTCAATTGGGATTGGGTTAGCCACTTTTGAGGGTCGATTCCAGTAGCCTTGGGCAACCTTCAACTTGAATTGGGTGGTTCACCTTGAGCTTGGGTTGATCATTTTGAAAGATCAATTGCAGGATAATTTATTATAAAGAGCATATTATAAGTGTTTAGTGGCCTAAAAATATGTCACTTGCAATATATACATGCAATTAGACCCTTATGTTGCAAGTGGAGTTAAATTTAATATGAAATGTGTtgcatttaattttaaaataaatttttatttatatattctttGTCTTCTTATAATTGTGGATTAGTGTAAGTGCCCCAACTCTATACACTaattgttctcttttttttttgt
Protein-coding sequences here:
- the LOC135605105 gene encoding peptidyl-prolyl cis-trans isomerase CYP22-like, with protein sequence MASGGAATNNNNNSVVVAAAAAAATPTVAVEWHLRPPNPKNPIVFFDVTIGSIPAGRIKMELFADIVPKTAENFRQFCTGEYRKANLPIGYKGCQFHRIIKDFMIQAGDFLKGDGSGCVSIYGSKFEDENFIAKHTGPGLLSMANSGANTNGCQFFITCAKCDWLDNKHVVFGRVLGEGLLVVRKIENVATGPNNRPKLACLISECGEM